The genomic stretch ttatattaaacttaatgCTGCGTGGCTGTCTATCGGACAACACGTCGATATTCGCATACATATGTCTTACAAAATTCTGACGTTATTAACACTTTGTGAATTATGTTCGTctgattattattgtaatgatagcatttttgtaaattgcgataagaatattaaaaagggaaaaaggcacagtttaaagaatttaaaatcgGATCTCTTGTAGTATTCGTAAAATTCAAAGAGACAATGGATTTCGGATAACATtacctttttcttttgtttcttgAGCTGTGCTCTTACTTCATATTTATCAAAGTTATGACTGATTGGAAGTGATTGCTTATTCTTTATCAGAAAGCATTTGTTCAGTAATTcgtagttaattaaaattaaatctattttaatggAGGAGCAACTGCTATTTATAATTGTGAGCGTAGAATTGATTATTACAGTAATAAGCACAGTACTGTAAAGTGAATAATACATTGATTCCCATTTAGAAAGTATCTGAGCTAGATATAAATCTCGGAAAGttgtgatttattattaattccaaAAAGTTTTTCCACTAAGAGCAGTTAATGCTCACTAATTTTTCGCTCAATTAGTGACTAAATGTATCAGTTTCGTTATTGTAATACCGGTTCTACGAGAGCCAGTTTTTATGGCATAATATACATGAGACGtcgcatttttattatttattcatttgaaATTGTGCATTAATTCTCTGTTACACAACTCACAGAATTATTCAAATGCCATTGTTATACAAGCATGAAACATTCTAATTCATCTTTTCGCTTACTTTATAACATGTAATCATTCCAAAAAAACTGCTCTAACAATCTATCAGTTAATAAGTTTGGTGCATGTGTGGAAAATGTTTGTGGAACATGTCTTACTtcattttagatatttctttttttcttggaATTCGAAGGGAAATATAACTTAACTTTAAATGGAATGATTTCTCTATCGAGTTTTCCCATCATAGATTTTATTCGATGTCTAGTTAAACTTTGGGTGGTTATACATAGGTGTGTCCGAGGTTAACCTGATTTCATCGTCTGTGAATAAATATGTTCGGAGAAATGCAAATAGGATCACACTTTCTAGCGGCCAGACGCTTGATCAAAGTTTCGGCAAAGGTCAGCGCGGTCTAGTTACGAGAACAGTATTCTTGGACCGGCTCTCTTTTCAGACAGCAGACAGCTCTTTTCTAagaatttttctacatttcattataatatataaaagaaatatcttaCACAGTCTTCTTTGATcagcatttaataaaaatgtaatttagtCAGTTTTCTGTGTGGAAAAATTATTGCGTAACgtaaataatgagaaaaagGTTGCTATTGAGGAATTGGtctgacaattttttaattaaagtagtACTGTTCAAAAATCgtctataaatttctttacgaTTTTTAATGCATAAAGCTGATTTGTTTATACGAATTAAAACACACAAAGCTTGAACGTTATTACAATTATCCACATAATATTACTTTGATATCGCAACAATGCAATTATATCGGCAACGTTGAATCGGAGCAGTGATCACAACGTTGCTTATTGAATAGACAAATCCGGACAGATATCGAGTTGCAGTGAAGGCAGCTGACCCTATATCGATTGCTCAGCAGCCACTCTGATTTTGCGGAATTCTTGTTTGAATCGAGTGTCGAAATACGCGGTCGATATTGGAAAGAGTCTCTCGGTATCGTTcggataaattttatgaatggACATTCGATGTATGTAATTagcattgtaatttaaaagacAAGGTTCAAGGGTAACATTCGATTACacattcattaattaataagcgACACTGAGTCGTTTAGATAGTCACGATTATCAGATTAAAAACTTACAATCATTAGAGAGTGATCACgattttagaaacattaatCGATTACATTGAGATTGAAAGAAAAACGGAGATTTTGATCATGTTTTCTGTTGCATCATTGATTAAAtcgttacaaataaaaaataaagcagaTAGAAAGAGGTTTCAGAAGTTTAagagtttaatttattaaaaaagaaaattgtattattttaaaatatttataaattgtttataataacaaattaatttaagagtaATGTAAATTCTGAATTCTAATTTCTATagcgaattaaatttttatgggaATTCTTTTTAGTATAAGAATCTAAAAATTCGTTGAATAgattctataattattaattataaggaCGACAggtgatttttaattttctattttgtttcGTATGTGTCAGAATACGAAAAAtggtaattaaaatattaaacaaaaaccgTACgccgatatttattattagctgGCTAAAAATACAGAGATGTTAGTCTGagactaaaataaatttgacgcTGTTTCGACAACGTCGCATAATCGACATGTATACGCGTTGAAAAGAAACCTGTTAGACAACTTTAATTAGTAATATCGCTCTAATGCCGATTAGGATTTGATCATGAAGAAATGCAAACTTTGTGATACCTTACTGTTACATAAAGCTTTACCGAGGTCTCGTTTCAATTTtgcgtttttttcaaaatctacggatctatttaataatttacgaaaaagtaaattgaattGTTAGTAAGTATTTAAGTCTGAATTAAcgatttatattgaatatattaaacttgTGTCATAATTCGCGTCGTAACTTTTTAAACGGTTTATCCTATGATCACGTTAcacttgttaatttaaaagtcaTCGAGTGATGATATATATCTGCAGAATACTTACTATAGATCGAGCTGTCGTTCTTGGCACCGTTCACCGTACCATCCGGCAGGATCTGCAGGTGCCGGTTCAtgatatacatttgtattttcCTCGAGGTTCCGGTGATGTGAGAGAGATTGGCCGATCTCTCGGCCCGCGTACCCGCGTCGCCGGTCAGATCGACTGACCTCGCGTTCACTGCACCGATAATTCCCAAAACACTTAAGCCGTTCGCGACCGGTCTAGCACTGACTCCAAGCACACTGGACGAGCCGAGCGGCCCGTATCGTCCGAACGCGATTAGGAAGACGAGGACGGCCAGCTGCAGGAAAGAGCGAACGCGATCGAGCCGCTTCCTGTCCGTGGAATCCTGGCCGGGCCTCTTATCCCGCCTGTCCTCCGGGCGTACATCACGTCGTCCCGGATCGTCCGATCGTTCGTCTTCATCCGTCCGCGTCTCACTACCGAATTTCACGCCGAGAAACCTCTCGTCGACGTCTCGACGTCCGTCCCCATAGATTTCTACCTCCGCGCGAATAGCGCGCGAGTGGTGACTAGAGAGAGGAGGATCACCCCCTGTAGTTCGCGGCTGATCGCCGATCagatccgcgtcgagagccgCCCTACTCCCGCGGGACGACGACGGCCGTGGTCTCGTCCAGGATCGATTCCGGAGACTTCGACGCCTCGCGATCGTGTTCACCCTCACATCCGCTACTGCGAGCCGATATCGCTCCGTCCCGTCGTCCCGGTGCAGCCGCGACTCCGTTCCTCGCACGAGCCTCCCGTCCTCGCCCGCGTCCTCCCGCGAGCTCCACGTGACCGAGAAACGTTCGTCCCTGGTGACATCCTCGTTCCCGTACGGAGATTCCCTCGACGCGCGACATGCTCCGAGAAATCCGTCGCCGtcctcctctcctccccctccccttcgTTGCCGCTGCGACGCGCCACTCTTTGCCAGGAAGTGACGTCCGCCTTGGACCGTTTCCTTTTTGCCAGCGATTCTCAGAATCCTCGTGGGTGAACTTTCACCGTGATTACATGATGGGTTCTTTCCGCGCCCGCGGTCTGACGACTCCGCTTTTCTCACGCGACGTTCAGTCTTTTGTGGCTGATCCTTCGGAGCTTCTCCCTGCGACTCGTTCAATTTGTCATCGTTGAACACCGTTTTCACGGGCGAGTTTACGCGATTGATTCGGCGCTCATCGCTCGACGGGGACGGCACGTAAATCGATATCGCAATTGGGCGGTCGGCATGGGAATCACAGTGCAGCACCCTATGCCCGCCCGTGCCGATCTCAGCGGGCATGACGGTCTCATCCGACTCTTCCTCCTTTACCCTCCTCCCTCTTGTCCGCGTTGGGGATTACTGCCGTTTCCTCTGGATTTATTATAGATCTCTTATGTAAATCCTCCTCGCGATTCCGTGTTTAACAATCGCGAGAAGTGTCATCGGTCGGTACGGTTGATGATGACCGCGCGCGCTGCCAATTGATATTAAGAAGGCCAACTTCCGGTCACTTCCGCCTCCGAAGAGGGTGCCTCGAGACGACGTGGGCCGCTGAGAACGAGGGATGCGGCTGCCAGTCCGCTGTTACCGTCCATGCACCGTCGTCGCGCTTTCGATTCTCTCGCATTCTTGCGGCTGCCGCGTCGGTCGCACCGGTTTACGATTACACGTTACACACCGCGCGCCCCGGTAACGGCCGCGCAATTCTTATCTGCCGGATCAGCTGATCGCCGGATTCCGGACCGACGACTCGGCGAGAAACGACGCGCGATCGATTCGCGAGGTGACATCGATCCTCTCCTTTGCCCGATATCCGACAGCGGCCGAGGATACTCGGTACACTGCGAATGATCCTGGCGGGTCGTTTCCCCGTTGATGACGATCGGTTGAGGCCGATCTTTAAATGACTTTATTTAGGCTGGTCCtgtctctcttcttttttctttcactttTTCCCTCCTTCTGATTATTAATCGGCGAGAGCTGACGTGCATTACCTCGCGTTTTCTCTTCCCTCTCTTTTGTCGGTCTCGCTGGCCTTATCGATATATCTCACGCGCGTACCCTCTTCTCGCGGTCGTGATTACGCACAGGAGAATCCTCCCGCGAAAGATCGACGCGACGAACAGATCCCCACGTAACGCACTATCACTACTTCACCACTGGTTATCATTATCCGAAGAAGAAACATTGGGACCTCCCTTCGTAGGATACTCCTACTGTGAGCTTCCGCGAAGTTGTGCGACGATGAAAAGTCAAAGGTGAAAGAAAAGTCGAGAACCGATTTGTAAAACCGATTGCCGTGTCGCGCACGACAGGCGCGCACCTTCCCACGTGATTCGAGAAGAATGTTTCGaataaaatgctaaaaatcTTCACGGCGAGCCTCGATTCGCCGCCGATCCCTTCGGTTCCGGGATAGACACTGCGGGATCGTTCGTCAATGACGCCGTGACGGAGGAAAGACCGGACCGGAGCTGCGCGATCTCACGCGGCCAGATTTCGCGTACGCACTTGTCGTAATTGTCTcacagggggggggggggggggtcgcGGCCACGCGTGGGGTTATCTCGCAGGGTCGTCGGATGGTGCCGGTGCGGCGTCCGAGAAACTACTGAACGAGTGCCGCAGTTCACTTCCCCGACTCGCCGAGTTCGGGCCACGCTCCTCGATTCGCTCTCGTAGAGAGACCGaaccggcgcggcggcggcggcggcggcggcggcggcggcagcggcagcagcggcggcggcggcggcggcacaCGAGCGCACACCACGGCGGCttggcggcggtggcggagGCCAAGAGTGAAACCACCAACACTACACCAACGGGACAGACGACGCGACTCGTTCTACTCACACGGGACCGCCGCAGCAGCATCCATCCCATCCCGCGCTCCGGGAACTCGAAAGAGCTGACTTGTTAATAGTAGCCGTCGCTATCAGCCGTCGTCACTACGTTGTCGTCGTCATTATCGAAATTGTTGTCGCCACATCGTGGTCGGGGCCacgtcctcgtcctcgtccaGGTCCCGCTGCGCACGGTATCGCGGCGTACTCGCATGTCCCGGCTTCCGTCCCATTCCTGAGCGGCACGCAGCACGCGACAGATCTGGATGTTGGCTCGCTCCGCAGTTGCTACCGTACCAACGTTACCACCACCGACAGAATCatcgccaccaccaccaccatcatcGGTCACCGTCACTACCACTGGTGCGCGCCGCAGCTTTTTCTCTCTACcatctctttcttctcttacGAGCTGATAAGCCTCTTCTTCTActacttcttcttcttcttaagAGCTTCTTATCCTCTCACTCTCACTTGAtgttccttttcttcttcttccctaTCTTGGCTCTTCTACCTCGATTTCTTCTATTCGTCCATCTCTTCCTCGTTCCTCTTCGTTCCGCTCTTCTCGCGTAAACCTCGTCCCTTCGGCTCTCCTCCCTTCAGCCACGAATCGTCCTTCGGTTCACCTGGTCTATCCCGGATCCGTCGCACCGGAGAATACTGTTCTCGTTGtactctctcttcttctctttctgtAGCGGTCACAGAACAGAGAAGTGATAAAGAGCGACGGCTACTCATTAGCGAGAAGAGAAGGATGATTGGTGACAAAGGCCGCGAAGGACGTGTGCACGAACACCTGCGAATCTGAAAAGATAAATTGCTCAGAAATCGTCTCTTGCACGCGCGCCCGCATTAGGTTTTCTCTCCGCCTGTTTTTtaaatcccccccccccctctctcttttagTCTCTCTTTATCACCACCTCTTTCCGCGTGCAGCTCCTTTTAGCGAAATggtttttgacatttttttacactaCCGGCATACATGCGCTATGATCAGATACTGCTACTGTTGCTGTCGCTAGCCGTGTACAGATTGTGACATCTCGTTTTCCTTCGGCTGGATCTTCTTTTTTCCATTCTctcttatttggaattgaaAGTTGCCTGGGTCAAACGGTACGCGGGATGCTTCTACGAACAGAAAGCAGATCTTGCGGTTAGATTGAGTTTGTGTAATCGGTGACAGTTAAGCTCCTTTTCAAGTTCTTGCACGAGTGAAACTTCTAATATTAAGCGCGAATGTAACTAATGTAATTATGTTCCGGATAGTCATCCATCTATTATACAATACGACTTAAGGGCTATTGAGCAGTGATTATATATTGActcttttatcataaaatactCTAATCGAAAAATTAGAGGAGAaggaaaatgattttttaaacaaattgtgatttactttatattagaggacaaatttaacttttagttggttttgataaaattaaaacttaatttaggaaaaagaatagaagatttaaaaagtgagaataaaaacAGATAAGAAAGTACTCATGATTCTAAAACTgaaatgttacatataatcacaagtttatttaaagtatgtaaatacacgagaatattattttcgtaatatattttaactgtttctttttatattattaaattttatttgtattaaataaattttatgcattgttaaaaatagttATACTCTAAATAgacaacttaaaaattatttgtatttaaatattgttttcaaataatttgtatagtatatattttattacttattattcatactttttgaaaatgaaaagaatCCGTTCTACATAAATTTCTGTTGAATTATTGCACACGTCATATAAgtatatgaattaaaaatttgtaaattgcaAGCAATTAACAGTATTTAAAAGCAAGTTTACGAAGCAAAATGTTCGCAATATTTAAGTTGAAGTTAgatttaattactaattataagTATTGCAAATCGCATGTTTTGCGTGGAATGCATGGATTTCTATGTAATACGATACACAGAATAGCTGACGtttatttttcagttaatttaaacatttttttatatcaatttcttGGCGTAATTTCCGCTTAATCAATGTCCGGAATTTTGTAACAAGTAGTActgcaattttattcaaaagaaATACGACGATTAAGGCAATGAAGCAATTCGAAAAAGTGTACGTGCAACTGTCTGAATGATATATATCGATTGTTCCCTTCACTCTCCAACACTAGTGCACTCCAGAAGTGGAAATGTCTACTTCTTACGCGCGCATCCCTATCTTCTAGTAAGATAATAGAGAGATACCTCTCATCGTGCAACACGACAAACGCATTCCTAATTGTACGTGTCTTCCACTTTTACGGCTGTTCGTCAAATTTCCTGTGCTGTCGAGCATATCGCGAAAACGAGAGAGGCAACGAGATAAAGAGTGACAGATGTTTTTATAGATAtggattatttatatatggacATTTAGAATTCGTGTCTTTTCGGtaaaaaacatgaaattatgtataaatttatattttcataactttaataacttT from Monomorium pharaonis isolate MP-MQ-018 unplaced genomic scaffold, ASM1337386v2 scaffold_158, whole genome shotgun sequence encodes the following:
- the LOC118648073 gene encoding uncharacterized protein LOC118648073; amino-acid sequence: MPAEIGTGGHRVLHCDSHADRPIAISIYVPSPSSDERRINRVNSPVKTVFNDDKLNESQGEAPKDQPQKTERRVRKAESSDRGRGKNPSCNHGESSPTRILRIAGKKETVQGGRHFLAKSGASQRQRRGGGGEEDGDGFLGACRASRESPYGNEDVTRDERFSVTWSSREDAGEDGRLVRGTESRLHRDDGTERYRLAVADVRVNTIARRRSLRNRSWTRPRPSSSRGSRAALDADLIGDQPRTTGGDPPLSSHHSRAIRAEVEIYGDGRRDVDERFLGVKFGSETRTDEDERSDDPGRRDVRPEDRRDKRPGQDSTDRKRLDRVRSFLQLAVLVFLIAFGRYGPLGSSSVLGVSARPVANGLSVLGIIGAVNARSVDLTGDAGTRAERSANLSHITGTSRKIQMYIMNRHLQILPDGTVNGAKNDSSIYTF